One window of the Shewanella khirikhana genome contains the following:
- a CDS encoding CoA transferase subunit A: MAGLYKVVDSYDQALAGLNDNMTIMVGGFGLCGIPEGLINQMVKLGTKGLTAISNNAGVDDFGLGLLLQNKQISTMIASYVGENATFERQMLSGELNVILTPQGTLAEKIRAGGAGIPAFFTATGYGTPVAEGKETREIKGRHYVLEESLTADFALIRAWKADTMGNLVFRKTAANFNPMMATAGKITVVEVEEIVEPGELDPDHIHTPGIYVDRIIKGCFEKRIEQRTVKQA, encoded by the coding sequence ATGGCTGGACTCTACAAGGTCGTCGACAGTTACGACCAGGCCCTGGCGGGCCTTAACGACAATATGACCATCATGGTGGGCGGTTTTGGCCTGTGCGGTATCCCGGAAGGCCTGATTAATCAGATGGTAAAGCTTGGCACCAAGGGCCTCACCGCCATTTCCAACAACGCAGGCGTTGATGACTTTGGTCTGGGGCTTTTGCTGCAAAACAAGCAGATCAGCACCATGATTGCCTCCTACGTGGGTGAAAACGCCACCTTCGAGCGCCAGATGCTGAGCGGCGAGCTGAACGTTATCCTCACCCCACAGGGCACCCTGGCCGAAAAAATCCGTGCCGGCGGCGCCGGTATTCCTGCGTTCTTTACCGCCACAGGCTACGGAACCCCGGTAGCCGAGGGCAAAGAAACCCGCGAAATCAAGGGCCGCCACTATGTGCTGGAAGAGTCCCTGACCGCCGATTTCGCCCTTATCCGCGCCTGGAAGGCAGACACCATGGGTAACCTGGTGTTCCGTAAAACCGCCGCCAACTTCAACCCCATGATGGCCACCGCCGGTAAAATCACCGTGGTGGAAGTGGAAGAAATTGTTGAGCCGGGCGAGCTTGACCCGGACCACATCCATACCCCTGGGATTTATGTGGATCGCATCATTAAAGGATGCTTTGAGAAGCGCATTGAACAGCGCACCGTGAAGCAGGCATAA
- a CDS encoding carboxyl transferase domain-containing protein: protein MTQLTSRVNPRSDEFKQKHDAMAALVADLKDKLAHIEQGGGPVAMERHLSRGKLAPRARVEKLLDPGSPFLELSQFAAYEVYDEDVPAAGIIAGIGRVSGVECMIIANDATVKGGTYYPITVKKHLRAQAIAERCHLPCIYLVDSGGANLPRQDEVFPDRDHFGRIFFNQARMSAKGIPQIAVVMGLCTAGGAYVPAMADESIIVREQGTIFLAGPPLVKAATGEEVSAEELGGGDVHTKISGVADHLAQNDEHALELARKAVSRLNHQKQVELQLAKVKPPKYDINELYGIVGTDLKKPFDVKEVIARIVDDSDFDEFKANYGATLVCGFARIHGYPVGIVANNGILFSESAQKGAHFIELCCQRKIPLVFLQNITGFMVGKKYEHEGIAKHGAKMVTAVSCATVPKFTVLIGGSYGAGNYGMCGRAFEPTLMWMWPNARISVMGGEQAAGVLATVRKDGLARKGETMSAEEEAKFKAPIIAQYDKEGHPYHASARLWDDGIIDPAQTRDVLGLAISAALNAPIEETRFGVFRM, encoded by the coding sequence TTGCCCATATCGAGCAGGGCGGCGGCCCGGTGGCCATGGAGCGCCACTTGTCCCGTGGTAAGCTCGCCCCCCGTGCCCGGGTGGAAAAACTCTTGGACCCCGGCTCGCCCTTCCTGGAACTGAGCCAGTTTGCAGCCTATGAGGTGTACGATGAAGACGTACCGGCGGCGGGCATCATCGCCGGTATCGGCCGGGTCAGCGGCGTCGAGTGCATGATTATTGCCAACGATGCCACCGTAAAGGGCGGCACCTACTACCCCATCACGGTGAAAAAACACCTGCGTGCTCAGGCCATTGCCGAGCGCTGCCACCTGCCCTGCATCTATCTGGTTGACTCGGGCGGTGCCAACCTGCCCCGTCAGGACGAAGTCTTCCCCGACCGTGACCACTTTGGCCGTATCTTCTTCAATCAGGCCCGCATGTCCGCCAAGGGTATTCCACAAATCGCGGTGGTGATGGGCCTGTGTACCGCGGGCGGCGCCTACGTGCCAGCCATGGCCGATGAATCCATTATCGTGCGTGAGCAGGGCACCATCTTTTTAGCAGGCCCGCCGCTGGTGAAAGCTGCCACCGGCGAAGAAGTGAGCGCCGAGGAACTTGGCGGCGGCGACGTGCACACCAAAATCAGCGGCGTGGCCGACCATCTGGCGCAAAACGATGAGCATGCGCTGGAGCTCGCCCGCAAGGCGGTATCGCGCCTCAACCATCAAAAGCAGGTTGAGCTGCAACTCGCAAAAGTGAAACCGCCCAAGTACGACATCAACGAGCTTTACGGCATCGTTGGTACCGACCTTAAAAAGCCCTTCGATGTGAAAGAAGTGATTGCACGCATCGTGGATGACTCCGACTTTGACGAGTTCAAGGCCAACTACGGCGCCACCCTGGTGTGCGGCTTTGCCCGCATCCACGGTTATCCGGTGGGTATAGTGGCCAACAACGGCATCCTGTTCTCTGAGTCGGCCCAGAAAGGCGCGCACTTTATTGAGCTGTGCTGCCAGCGCAAAATTCCACTGGTGTTTTTGCAAAACATCACCGGCTTTATGGTGGGTAAAAAATACGAGCACGAGGGCATTGCCAAGCACGGCGCCAAGATGGTGACCGCGGTTTCATGCGCCACTGTGCCCAAGTTCACCGTGCTGATTGGCGGCAGCTACGGCGCCGGTAACTATGGCATGTGCGGCCGCGCCTTTGAGCCTACCCTGATGTGGATGTGGCCCAATGCCCGCATTTCAGTGATGGGCGGCGAGCAGGCCGCAGGCGTGCTGGCCACTGTGCGTAAAGATGGCCTCGCCCGCAAAGGCGAAACCATGAGCGCGGAAGAGGAAGCCAAATTCAAGGCGCCCATCATCGCCCAGTACGATAAAGAGGGTCACCCCTACCATGCCAGCGCCCGCCTGTGGGACGACGGCATTATCGACCCTGCGCAAACCCGTGATGTACTGGGGCTGGCCATTTCCGCCGCCCTCAACGCCCCCATCGAAGAGACCCGCTTCGGCGTGTTCCGCATGTAA
- a CDS encoding enoyl-CoA hydratase-related protein: MTTMTSIAELSASFSAVRCELKGKVGYLILNRPEVHNAFDEVMISEMTQAINAFAHESDCAVMVLKSDGKHFSAGADLNWMRKQAAMDFDANLKDARELANLMDTLDRFPKPSIALVNGAAYGGALGLICCCDIAISSHKASFCLSEVKLGLIPAVISPYVVRAMGPRQSRRYMLTAERFDASMALALGVVHEIADDLDAAAAPIIQNLLSGSPQALGWCKSLIARLQSGVIDEHTRDYTSERIARIRVSGEGQEGLNAFFDKRSPAWVNDTGSKD, encoded by the coding sequence ATGACAACCATGACTTCCATTGCCGAGCTGTCTGCCTCCTTCAGTGCCGTGCGCTGCGAGCTTAAGGGCAAGGTGGGTTATCTCATCTTGAATCGCCCTGAAGTGCACAATGCCTTCGATGAGGTGATGATAAGCGAAATGACTCAGGCCATTAATGCCTTCGCCCACGAGAGCGACTGCGCTGTGATGGTGCTTAAAAGTGACGGCAAGCATTTCTCCGCCGGCGCCGATTTGAACTGGATGCGCAAGCAAGCCGCCATGGACTTTGATGCCAACCTCAAAGACGCCCGCGAGCTTGCCAACCTGATGGATACCCTCGACCGCTTCCCCAAGCCGTCCATCGCCCTTGTTAACGGCGCAGCCTACGGCGGCGCCCTGGGGCTGATTTGCTGCTGCGATATTGCCATCTCCAGCCATAAAGCCAGTTTCTGCCTGTCAGAGGTCAAACTGGGGCTTATTCCTGCGGTCATCAGCCCGTACGTGGTGCGCGCCATGGGGCCGCGCCAGAGCCGCCGCTATATGCTCACGGCTGAGCGCTTCGATGCCAGCATGGCGCTGGCCTTAGGCGTAGTGCATGAAATCGCTGACGATTTAGATGCCGCTGCTGCCCCCATTATCCAAAACCTGCTCAGCGGCAGCCCCCAGGCCCTCGGTTGGTGCAAGTCACTTATCGCCCGGCTGCAAAGTGGCGTGATTGATGAGCACACCCGCGACTACACCAGCGAGCGCATCGCCCGTATTCGGGTGTCTGGCGAAGGACAGGAAGGCCTTAACGCCTTTTTCGATAAGCGCAGCCCAGCCTGGGTCAATGATACCGGCAGCAAGGACTAA
- a CDS encoding acetyl/propionyl/methylcrotonyl-CoA carboxylase subunit alpha: MFNKLLIANRGEIACRVIRTARDMGIKTVAVYSDADRDARHVALADESFYLGESAPASSYLRGELIIDIAKKCGAEAIHPGYGFLSENAEFARACEANGIAFVGPGSDAIDAMGSKSAAKLIMEKAGVPLVPGYHGDDQTDATLLTEAKKIGYPLLIKAAYGGGGKGMRIVEGESELKAAIDSARREAASSFGNDKLLMERYLRQPRHVEVQVFADSHGNCVYLSDRDCSIQRRHQKVVEEAPAPGLPDSLRRQMGEAAVAAAKAIDYRGAGTVEFLLDAPQPGKERSFFFMEMNTRLQVEHPVTEMVTGQDLVKWQLLVASGSVLPLEQHEIQIHGHSFEVRIYAEDPNNEFLPASGKLTFLREPEPSRHVRIDSGVRENDVISNYYDPMIAKLIVWDESRPRALARLSRALGDYRVGGLKHNIEFLSNIAEHPAFSDANFSTDFIGRYGDALIGDSRDEADTAFALAVLTQLKLREADAQDAPGHDPFSPWSSLKGFRLSSPRRHSVTLLDDAHQSRSAELTESSGRYQLRLNDKLIELGGSIEDCELKCEINGHRMKVTVSLEEGGLTVFLSSGSYHFREVLGQVLEETASSEDKLKAPMNGTVVTHLVAVGDKVAAGQGLLVMEAMKMEYTIEAPFDGVVSEFFFAPGELVSDGTLLLALEPADSKEVEA, from the coding sequence ATGTTTAACAAACTCTTAATTGCTAACCGCGGTGAAATCGCCTGCCGCGTTATCCGCACCGCCCGTGATATGGGCATCAAAACCGTGGCCGTGTATTCCGACGCCGACCGCGACGCCCGCCATGTGGCGCTGGCGGATGAATCCTTTTATCTGGGGGAAAGCGCCCCGGCAAGCTCGTACCTGCGTGGTGAGCTGATTATCGACATCGCCAAAAAGTGCGGCGCCGAGGCCATTCACCCCGGCTACGGCTTTTTGTCAGAAAACGCCGAATTTGCCCGCGCCTGTGAAGCAAACGGCATCGCCTTTGTCGGCCCGGGCTCCGATGCCATCGATGCCATGGGCAGCAAAAGCGCCGCCAAGCTCATCATGGAAAAAGCAGGCGTGCCCCTGGTGCCCGGCTACCACGGCGACGATCAAACTGATGCTACCCTGCTTACCGAGGCCAAAAAGATTGGTTATCCGCTCCTTATCAAGGCCGCCTACGGTGGCGGCGGTAAAGGCATGCGTATTGTCGAGGGCGAGAGCGAGCTTAAAGCCGCCATCGACTCGGCCCGCCGCGAGGCTGCTTCCAGCTTCGGTAACGACAAGCTCTTGATGGAGCGCTATCTGCGCCAGCCGCGCCATGTGGAAGTGCAGGTATTTGCCGACTCTCACGGCAACTGCGTGTATCTGTCTGACCGCGACTGCTCAATTCAGCGCCGCCACCAAAAGGTGGTGGAAGAAGCCCCAGCCCCCGGTCTGCCCGACAGCCTGCGCAGGCAAATGGGCGAGGCCGCCGTGGCTGCGGCCAAGGCCATCGATTACCGCGGCGCCGGTACTGTGGAGTTCCTGCTCGATGCCCCTCAGCCCGGTAAAGAGCGCAGCTTCTTCTTTATGGAGATGAACACCCGATTGCAGGTAGAACATCCGGTAACCGAAATGGTCACAGGCCAGGATCTGGTGAAATGGCAGCTGTTGGTGGCATCGGGTTCAGTGCTGCCCCTTGAGCAGCACGAAATCCAAATCCACGGTCACTCCTTTGAGGTGCGGATTTACGCCGAAGACCCCAATAACGAGTTTCTGCCCGCCAGCGGCAAACTCACCTTTTTGCGTGAGCCAGAGCCAAGCCGCCATGTGCGTATCGACTCAGGCGTGCGTGAAAACGATGTGATTTCAAACTACTACGACCCCATGATTGCCAAGCTGATTGTGTGGGACGAGTCGCGCCCCCGTGCACTGGCACGCCTCAGCCGTGCCCTTGGCGATTACCGTGTCGGCGGCCTTAAGCACAATATCGAGTTTCTCTCCAACATCGCCGAGCATCCGGCGTTTAGTGATGCCAACTTCTCCACCGACTTTATTGGCCGCTATGGCGATGCCCTGATTGGCGACAGTCGCGATGAGGCCGACACCGCCTTTGCGCTGGCGGTGCTGACCCAGCTTAAGCTGCGGGAAGCGGATGCCCAGGACGCTCCCGGCCACGATCCTTTCAGCCCTTGGTCGAGCCTTAAAGGCTTTCGCTTAAGCAGCCCAAGGCGCCACAGCGTGACCCTGCTGGATGATGCTCACCAAAGCCGCAGCGCCGAACTCACCGAGTCAAGTGGCCGCTATCAGTTGCGCCTCAACGACAAACTGATTGAGCTCGGTGGCAGCATTGAAGACTGCGAGCTTAAGTGCGAAATCAACGGCCACAGGATGAAGGTGACAGTATCGCTGGAAGAAGGCGGCCTGACCGTGTTCCTCTCAAGCGGCAGCTACCACTTCCGCGAAGTGCTGGGCCAGGTGTTGGAAGAAACCGCAAGCTCAGAAGATAAACTCAAGGCACCGATGAACGGCACCGTAGTGACGCATTTAGTCGCCGTTGGCGACAAGGTAGCCGCCGGTCAGGGTTTGCTGGTTATGGAAGCCATGAAGATGGAATACACCATAGAAGCGCCCTTCGATGGGGTGGTGAGCGAGTTCTTCTTCGCCCCCGGAGAGCTGGTGTCCGACGGCACCCTGCTGCTGGCGCTGGAGCCAGCCGACAGTAAAGAAGTGGAGGCCTGA
- a CDS encoding hydroxymethylglutaryl-CoA lyase — protein MALPSHISLFEVGPRDGLQNEKQVSTADKILLVENLAAAGVKRIEAASFVSPKWVPQMADSGEVLKGISRVAGVRYSALTPNLKGLELALDANASEVAVFAAASEGFSQKNINCSIEESIERFIPLIEKAKEHNLPVRGYVSCVLGCPYDGEIAVSEVARVSEILYKLGCYEISLGDTIGVGTPVKARKMVEAVAAKVPADKLALHFHDTYGQALANILACLESGIRTLDTSVAGLGGCPYAKGASGNLASEDLVYMLHGMGIDTGIDLGKLIEAGNRISAALGRQNGSKVARALS, from the coding sequence ATGGCACTGCCTTCCCATATCAGCCTGTTTGAAGTCGGCCCCCGTGACGGCCTGCAAAATGAAAAACAGGTCAGCACTGCCGATAAAATTTTGTTGGTCGAAAACCTTGCCGCCGCAGGGGTTAAGCGCATCGAGGCGGCAAGTTTTGTTTCCCCCAAGTGGGTGCCGCAAATGGCCGACTCAGGCGAGGTTCTCAAGGGGATTTCCCGTGTGGCAGGCGTGCGTTACAGCGCCCTTACCCCTAATTTAAAGGGGCTGGAACTTGCCCTTGACGCCAATGCCTCAGAGGTAGCTGTATTTGCCGCTGCCTCCGAGGGCTTTAGTCAGAAGAACATCAACTGCTCGATTGAAGAGTCGATTGAGCGGTTTATCCCATTGATAGAAAAAGCAAAAGAGCACAATTTGCCGGTGCGCGGTTATGTCTCCTGCGTGCTCGGCTGCCCCTACGATGGCGAGATAGCCGTAAGCGAAGTGGCGCGAGTGTCTGAAATTCTGTACAAACTCGGCTGCTATGAAATTTCTTTGGGTGACACCATAGGCGTTGGCACGCCCGTAAAGGCCCGTAAAATGGTTGAAGCCGTGGCAGCAAAAGTGCCCGCCGATAAGCTCGCGCTGCACTTTCACGACACCTACGGCCAGGCGCTCGCCAATATCCTGGCCTGCCTTGAGAGCGGGATCCGCACCTTGGATACCTCGGTGGCAGGCCTCGGCGGCTGCCCCTATGCCAAGGGTGCGTCGGGCAATCTTGCCAGCGAAGATCTGGTGTATATGCTCCATGGCATGGGCATAGACACAGGCATCGACCTTGGCAAACTGATTGAGGCCGGTAACCGTATCAGCGCCGCCCTTGGCAGACAAAACGGCTCCAAAGTGGCTCGAGCACTGAGCTAG